In Treponema denticola, one genomic interval encodes:
- a CDS encoding ABC transporter ATP-binding protein, with product MINMFKRLLHFSGAEKRRLILSFIFHIGNSFFEMLPIMAILTVLSGILSAISGNGMPYKTIWVSLGIMLLSVVGKIIFINIASINRTLGSFAMCSEWRMNLGEKLKRAPMGYFSEHRLGDITAAVTTTLGDLETSAVTVLEAVAGGFIHAFVINVWLLVYEWRIGLLMFAGLLISFLIYAKTQAAGEKYSPRRQAAQAQLVTGILEYIQGMTVVKAFGLGEQSGKTVDAAISESAAANIILEKIFSELAAAFQTIFKVVRAAMLITVPYLLMHGNITPEKCLLLTVASFMIYATVELAGSMAAVARVVDASLDRLEEISDMPLLDENGTEHIPNNYDITVRNISFSYDRDDTKEVIRNADFTVPQKTSCAIVDPSGSGKTTLCNLIARFWDVDDGEILLGGINVKDYTCDSLLKNFSIVFQQVYLFEDTIENNIRFGKPDATMDEVIAAAKKACCHDFIIALPDGYQTKIGENGATLSGGEKQRISIARAILKDAPVVILDEATASVDPENEHELQTAIEELTKNKTLLMIAHRLNTVRKADQIIVLDEGRIVQRGTHTELMQQKGLYRRFVGIREEAIGWKIDRREA from the coding sequence ATGATTAATATGTTTAAACGATTGTTGCATTTTTCAGGTGCGGAAAAAAGAAGATTGATACTCTCTTTTATTTTTCATATCGGTAATTCGTTTTTTGAGATGCTTCCCATTATGGCAATTCTGACGGTTCTCTCCGGAATCCTTTCCGCCATTTCAGGAAATGGAATGCCGTACAAAACGATTTGGGTATCTCTCGGAATTATGCTGCTCAGTGTTGTAGGCAAAATCATTTTCATCAATATCGCTTCCATAAATAGAACATTGGGAAGTTTTGCCATGTGCAGCGAGTGGCGGATGAACCTCGGCGAAAAATTAAAGCGCGCACCGATGGGATATTTTAGTGAGCATCGATTAGGAGACATTACCGCTGCGGTTACCACCACACTCGGCGATCTTGAAACAAGTGCGGTAACGGTGCTGGAGGCGGTTGCAGGCGGATTTATTCATGCCTTTGTTATCAATGTATGGCTATTGGTTTATGAATGGAGAATCGGATTGCTGATGTTTGCAGGTCTTTTAATCTCGTTCTTGATTTATGCAAAAACTCAAGCCGCGGGAGAAAAATATTCACCGCGCAGACAGGCGGCACAAGCACAACTGGTAACCGGTATTTTGGAATACATTCAAGGGATGACAGTGGTAAAAGCATTCGGACTCGGCGAGCAATCCGGTAAAACGGTTGATGCAGCAATCAGTGAAAGTGCAGCGGCAAATATCATTTTGGAAAAAATCTTCTCCGAACTCGCAGCTGCTTTTCAAACAATATTCAAAGTAGTTAGAGCTGCGATGCTGATTACGGTTCCATATCTTTTAATGCATGGAAATATAACACCGGAAAAGTGTTTGTTGCTGACTGTCGCAAGTTTTATGATTTATGCAACCGTGGAACTTGCCGGAAGTATGGCAGCTGTTGCACGGGTGGTTGATGCCTCTCTTGACCGGCTGGAAGAAATATCGGATATGCCGTTGTTGGATGAAAACGGTACGGAGCATATTCCGAATAATTATGACATTACGGTTCGGAATATTTCTTTTTCTTACGATAGGGATGACACAAAAGAAGTGATACGGAATGCCGATTTTACGGTGCCGCAGAAAACAAGCTGCGCGATTGTCGATCCGTCCGGTTCGGGAAAAACAACACTGTGTAATTTAATTGCGCGCTTTTGGGACGTCGACGATGGTGAAATTTTACTCGGCGGTATCAACGTTAAAGATTACACATGCGACAGTCTTTTAAAAAATTTTTCTATTGTGTTTCAGCAAGTATATCTGTTTGAAGATACAATAGAAAACAATATCCGTTTCGGTAAGCCGGATGCAACGATGGACGAAGTGATTGCCGCAGCAAAAAAAGCCTGCTGTCATGATTTTATCATTGCATTGCCGGACGGCTATCAAACTAAAATCGGCGAAAACGGAGCAACATTGTCGGGGGGAGAAAAGCAGCGTATCTCCATCGCGCGGGCAATTCTCAAGGATGCACCTGTTGTTATTTTAGACGAAGCGACGGCCAGTGTCGATCCTGAAAATGAACACGAGTTGCAAACAGCCATAGAGGAGCTGACTAAAAATAAAACACTCTTGATGATTGCTCATCGTTTAAATACGGTACGCAAAGCGGATCAAATTATTGTGCTTGACGAAGGTCGTATTGTGCAGCGGGGCACTCATACCGAGCTTATGCAGCAGAAAGGTTTGTACCGGAGATTTGTCGGCATCCGTGAAGAAGCAATTGGGTGGAAGATTGATCGGAGAGAAGCATGA
- a CDS encoding L-2-amino-thiazoline-4-carboxylic acid hydrolase, whose translation MKYKRFYSRRGFVDSGKLTPHILEHIDAAHKEKMQLLIQELDRGAWTKKQKKRQKSSIISNIALYKIFIGNGIPAQEAKEFVKEYSFYIAEKAHRILNALFHIPGFFKLFRFFMRKGMTGEEIWISKTLADNAHEYSMDVLKCLWFDTCTYFNCPEICEIFCLCDHIVFGNIKKLQFDRSETLGIGGKKCDFCFHSKTNTVKRF comes from the coding sequence ATGAAATATAAAAGGTTTTATTCACGCAGAGGTTTTGTTGATTCAGGGAAATTAACGCCGCACATATTAGAGCATATAGATGCGGCGCATAAAGAAAAAATGCAACTTCTTATTCAAGAACTCGATCGCGGAGCATGGACAAAAAAACAAAAGAAGCGGCAAAAAAGCAGTATCATATCAAACATAGCGCTTTATAAAATTTTTATCGGCAACGGAATTCCTGCACAAGAGGCAAAGGAATTTGTAAAAGAATATTCTTTTTATATTGCAGAAAAAGCACACCGTATTTTGAATGCATTGTTTCATATTCCCGGCTTTTTTAAGCTGTTCCGTTTTTTTATGAGAAAGGGAATGACCGGTGAAGAAATTTGGATAAGTAAAACTTTAGCCGACAATGCTCATGAATATTCTATGGATGTTTTAAAATGTCTTTGGTTTGATACCTGTACCTATTTTAACTGTCCTGAAATCTGTGAGATATTTTGTTTATGCGATCATATCGTCTTCGGAAATATAAAAAAATTGCAATTCGACAGAAGCGAAACCTTAGGAATAGGCGGCAAGAAATGCGACTTTTGTTTTCATTCTAAGACAAATACCGTGAAGAGGTTTTAA
- a CDS encoding GNAT family N-acetyltransferase yields MNYKNHNHIIQEDNIKLRPICETDWEYLFKWNKDKEILYFSEGDDISEYSNEETKQIYTYVSQKADIFIIEYLNEIIGECWLQEMNLNDIMERLPNKNIYRIDLMIGRKELWNKGIGSRVINMLTKYGVTEKKADMIFGVIFDYNLRSLKAFSKNKYVEYNRVEINSSKSKEEIRLVYRNFT; encoded by the coding sequence ATGAACTATAAGAACCATAATCATATAATTCAAGAAGATAATATAAAACTAAGGCCAATATGTGAAACAGATTGGGAATATTTATTTAAATGGAATAAAGATAAAGAAATATTATATTTTTCAGAAGGTGATGATATTTCTGAATATTCTAATGAAGAAACAAAACAGATATATACATATGTTTCACAAAAAGCAGATATTTTTATTATTGAATATTTAAATGAAATAATTGGCGAGTGCTGGCTTCAAGAAATGAATTTAAACGATATTATGGAAAGACTACCAAATAAAAATATTTATAGAATTGATTTAATGATTGGTAGGAAAGAGTTGTGGAACAAAGGAATTGGAAGCAGAGTCATAAATATGCTTACAAAATATGGGGTTACCGAGAAAAAAGCTGATATGATATTTGGTGTTATTTTTGATTATAACTTACGAAGTCTAAAAGCATTTTCAAAAAATAAATATGTAGAATATAATAGAGTAGAAATAAATAGTAGTAAATCAAAAGAAGAAATAAGATTGGTATATAGAAATTTTACCTAA
- a CDS encoding M3 family oligoendopeptidase, giving the protein MSNTSTVKTLPLVPFKEMPYTRPDMKAIEKGFADALSKFKAASSVKEQIEAIDMVQAINREYSTMSSLASVRHTIDTRDEFYDKENDFYDEAGPLFSKLSNEFGAEMVKSKFRAELEKEFGYQIFDLTDLSLKVFSPEIMDDLMTENKLTSKYSKLIASAQIEFQGEKRTLSQLSPFMQDMDREVRKAAAKAYYSFFEENEAEFDSIYDELVKVRTKIAKKLGYKNFVQLAYDRLGRTEYNAEMVAKYRKQIYELVVPIAQSLKKRQSKRLKLDKVYYYDSGLKYLTGNAVPQGEPDWIVEQAKKMYNELSPETSEFFKMMTDYGLMDLLSTKGKAGGGYCTGFPLYKVPFIFANFNKTQHDVEVMTHEAGHAFQAYQSRNARLLEYGWPTLEACEIHSMSMEFFTWPWMELFFKHQTEKFKFTHLSGAFEFLPYGATVDEFQHWVYENPEASPAERKAEWHKIELKYNPSIDYADNGYLNRGGFWVKQGHIFASPFYYIDYTLAQVCALQFWVKANADRKKAWEDYLRLCKAGGSLPFLELLKLANLKNPFEEGCIASVTPECEKWLNSIDDSKL; this is encoded by the coding sequence ATGTCAAACACATCTACAGTAAAAACACTTCCTCTGGTTCCGTTTAAGGAAATGCCTTATACGAGACCGGATATGAAGGCTATTGAAAAGGGCTTTGCCGATGCCCTATCTAAATTTAAGGCAGCATCTTCGGTAAAAGAACAAATCGAAGCTATCGATATGGTGCAGGCTATCAACCGCGAGTACAGCACCATGTCTTCTTTGGCCTCGGTCAGGCATACCATCGACACAAGGGATGAATTCTACGATAAAGAGAATGACTTTTATGATGAAGCAGGACCTCTTTTTAGTAAGCTTTCAAACGAATTCGGTGCAGAAATGGTCAAGTCCAAATTCAGAGCCGAGCTCGAAAAGGAATTCGGTTATCAGATCTTTGATTTAACAGATCTATCCTTAAAGGTATTCAGTCCCGAAATTATGGACGATCTCATGACCGAAAACAAACTGACCAGTAAATACAGTAAGCTCATAGCTTCTGCCCAAATCGAATTCCAAGGCGAAAAGCGAACCCTTTCCCAATTAAGTCCCTTTATGCAGGACATGGATAGGGAGGTAAGAAAGGCGGCAGCAAAGGCCTACTACAGTTTTTTTGAAGAAAATGAAGCCGAATTCGATTCTATCTATGATGAGCTTGTAAAGGTTCGTACAAAAATAGCAAAAAAACTGGGCTACAAAAACTTTGTTCAGCTTGCCTATGACCGCCTTGGCAGAACCGAGTACAATGCCGAAATGGTCGCAAAATACCGCAAGCAGATTTACGAGCTTGTTGTTCCCATCGCCCAAAGTTTAAAAAAACGCCAAAGCAAGAGGTTAAAGCTGGATAAGGTTTATTATTACGACTCAGGGCTTAAATATCTTACCGGGAATGCCGTTCCTCAAGGCGAGCCTGATTGGATTGTAGAACAGGCAAAGAAGATGTACAATGAGCTTTCGCCCGAAACAAGCGAATTCTTTAAGATGATGACCGATTACGGCCTGATGGACTTACTTTCAACCAAGGGAAAGGCAGGCGGCGGCTATTGTACGGGCTTCCCCTTGTACAAGGTACCCTTTATCTTTGCAAACTTTAATAAAACCCAGCACGATGTTGAGGTTATGACCCACGAAGCAGGCCATGCCTTCCAAGCCTATCAGAGCAGAAATGCGCGCCTTCTCGAATACGGATGGCCGACGCTTGAAGCTTGCGAAATTCACTCTATGAGTATGGAGTTTTTTACATGGCCATGGATGGAGCTGTTCTTTAAACACCAAACCGAAAAATTTAAGTTTACCCATCTTTCCGGAGCCTTCGAATTCCTCCCTTATGGAGCGACAGTCGATGAGTTCCAGCACTGGGTATATGAAAACCCCGAAGCAAGCCCTGCCGAAAGAAAGGCCGAATGGCATAAAATCGAATTAAAGTATAATCCTTCAATTGATTATGCCGATAACGGCTACCTGAACCGAGGCGGCTTTTGGGTGAAGCAGGGACACATCTTTGCTTCTCCGTTCTATTACATAGACTACACATTGGCCCAAGTTTGTGCCTTACAGTTCTGGGTAAAAGCCAATGCCGACCGCAAAAAAGCTTGGGAAGATTATTTGCGCCTTTGCAAGGCCGGCGGAAGCCTTCCCTTCTTGGAGCTTTTAAAACTTGCAAACCTAAAAAATCCCTTTGAAGAAGGCTGCATCGCTTCGGTTACCCCCGAATGTGAAAAATGGCTTAATTCTATAGACGATTCAAAACTGTAA
- a CDS encoding tetratricopeptide repeat protein, with protein MTNILDFPDFPFEFEQNNEQKAQDIVYDAWDSDSSAQRKRLAKKALELDPNCVDAYCILATEYTSYKKKNEYYKKGIEVFRKKYGEKYFSENSGYFWGILETRPFMRLSAGYGQLLWDNEKKDGAIQIYEELLQLNPNDNQGLRYTLINWLIDQNQLDKGTELLKQYQEETAFMLFSDLLLSIKKQESDTKILKKYIKAKNANPYVVKYLLHESELPEYLPDYYGFGDEDEAVTYCFGSMDVWIKDQDTIKKLKEISDE; from the coding sequence ATGACTAATATCTTAGATTTCCCTGACTTTCCATTTGAATTTGAACAGAATAATGAGCAAAAAGCTCAAGATATTGTTTATGATGCATGGGATAGTGACTCATCCGCACAACGGAAACGATTAGCGAAAAAAGCACTTGAACTTGATCCGAACTGTGTAGATGCATACTGCATTCTGGCAACAGAGTATACATCATATAAAAAGAAAAATGAGTATTATAAGAAAGGAATAGAAGTATTTAGAAAAAAATATGGGGAGAAGTATTTTTCAGAAAATAGTGGATATTTCTGGGGAATACTTGAAACAAGGCCGTTTATGCGGCTTTCGGCAGGATATGGACAATTATTATGGGATAATGAGAAAAAGGATGGAGCAATACAAATATATGAAGAGTTATTACAATTGAATCCGAATGATAATCAGGGATTACGCTATACTTTGATAAACTGGTTGATAGACCAAAATCAGTTGGACAAAGGAACGGAATTACTAAAACAATATCAGGAAGAGACTGCATTCATGTTGTTTAGCGACCTATTACTTTCTATAAAAAAACAAGAAAGCGACACAAAAATCTTAAAAAAATACATAAAAGCCAAAAATGCAAATCCGTATGTAGTGAAATATTTACTGCATGAAAGTGAATTGCCTGAATATTTACCGGACTATTATGGATTTGGTGATGAAGATGAGGCCGTAACATATTGTTTTGGTTCGATGGATGTATGGATAAAAGATCAAGATACTATTAAAAAACTAAAAGAGATTAGCGATGAATAA
- a CDS encoding endonuclease/exonuclease/phosphatase family protein: MRIITWNCRYGFSKEKIDYIAELHPDLLVIQECMESDMIECKKVWLNVDWYGDHLEFSKYRKGGDLGIGIFSNKYTFSISEFHNTAIRYVVPYKVKIENTEIYLFSVWTKTEGCKEPYIGQINEALNYPEYQPLLDNSIFIGDFNANKIWDIKENVSSFENALSGIKSHNLKSVYHTFTNEKFGQENQATSYQSQGNYHIDYCFVPNSIRVNNIKLLEFEKTKISDHLPMIIDISL, translated from the coding sequence ATGAGAATTATTACTTGGAATTGTCGATATGGTTTTTCAAAAGAGAAGATCGATTATATTGCCGAATTACATCCGGATCTATTGGTTATTCAGGAATGCATGGAATCTGACATGATAGAGTGTAAAAAAGTATGGTTAAATGTAGATTGGTACGGCGATCATTTAGAATTTAGTAAATACAGAAAAGGCGGAGATTTAGGTATAGGTATTTTTTCAAATAAATATACTTTTAGTATTTCTGAATTTCACAACACTGCAATTCGTTATGTCGTACCCTATAAAGTAAAAATTGAAAATACAGAGATATATTTATTTTCAGTATGGACAAAAACCGAAGGATGTAAAGAACCTTATATTGGACAAATCAATGAAGCATTGAATTATCCGGAATATCAGCCGTTATTAGATAATTCGATCTTTATCGGTGATTTCAATGCTAATAAGATATGGGATATAAAAGAAAATGTAAGCTCATTTGAAAATGCACTGTCCGGTATTAAATCGCATAATCTGAAAAGTGTTTACCATACATTCACCAATGAAAAGTTTGGACAAGAAAACCAAGCAACATCATATCAATCACAAGGCAATTATCATATTGATTATTGTTTTGTACCTAATAGCATAAGAGTTAATAATATAAAGCTATTAGAATTTGAAAAAACTAAAATTAGCGACCATTTACCAATGATTATTGATATATCTTTATAA
- a CDS encoding tyrosine-type recombinase/integrase — protein sequence MENGTSFEEYLKKSNLSQNTLTSYLWTVKYYTEHYDSVSKENLLAYKGYLIEFFKPKTVNLRIQGINKYLQFIHKDQLQLKFVKVQQKNFLENVISNADYQFLKSSLKRDGNREWYFVVWFLAATGARVSELIQIKVEHVKLGYFDLYSKGGKLRRLYIPKILKEEAMQWLESIGRESGYLFLNRFEKHITTRGIAQQLKNYARKYGISEKVVYPHSFRHRYAKNFLEKFNDISLLADLMGHESIETTRIYLRRTASEQRELVDSIVTW from the coding sequence ATGGAAAACGGCACAAGTTTTGAAGAGTATTTGAAGAAAAGCAATCTTTCTCAGAATACTCTTACATCGTATTTATGGACAGTTAAATACTACACAGAACATTATGATTCTGTCAGTAAGGAAAATCTGCTTGCATACAAAGGCTATCTGATTGAGTTTTTTAAACCGAAAACGGTGAATTTAAGGATTCAGGGAATTAACAAGTATTTGCAGTTTATACATAAAGATCAGCTGCAGTTAAAATTTGTAAAAGTTCAGCAGAAGAACTTCCTTGAAAATGTTATCAGTAATGCTGACTATCAATTTTTGAAATCAAGCCTTAAAAGAGATGGAAATCGAGAATGGTATTTTGTCGTGTGGTTCCTCGCAGCGACAGGGGCGCGAGTCAGCGAGCTTATTCAGATAAAAGTTGAGCATGTTAAGTTGGGATATTTTGATCTATATTCAAAGGGCGGAAAACTCAGGCGGCTCTATATTCCAAAAATTTTGAAGGAAGAAGCCATGCAATGGCTGGAATCAATTGGACGTGAGTCCGGCTATCTATTCTTAAATCGCTTTGAAAAGCACATTACTACCCGCGGAATTGCGCAGCAACTAAAGAATTATGCCAGAAAGTACGGGATAAGTGAAAAGGTTGTGTATCCGCATTCATTCCGGCATCGTTATGCAAAGAATTTTCTTGAAAAGTTCAATGATATTTCCCTTCTTGCCGATTTAATGGGACATGAAAGTATTGAAACAACGCGCATTTATTTACGCCGCACCGCAAGCGAACAGCGGGAACTGGTTGATAGCATTGTAACGTGGTAA
- a CDS encoding restriction endonuclease subunit S yields the protein MISCYYEKFGDGTEKATEMLSAIPESWTWSHFGDVADVINGKNQSQVEDDTGEYPIYGSGGIMGYANDYICPENCTIIGRKGSINNPIFVEEKLWNVDTAFGLAPSSIVLPRYLFYFCKSFDFTSLDSSTTLPSLTKTSIQRILFPLPPLAAQKRILDKIDELFSQLDKISLNII from the coding sequence GTGATTTCTTGTTATTATGAGAAGTTTGGTGATGGAACCGAAAAAGCTACAGAAATGCTCTCTGCTATTCCCGAATCGTGGACATGGAGCCATTTTGGCGATGTTGCTGATGTAATAAACGGAAAAAATCAATCACAGGTAGAAGATGACACTGGTGAATATCCAATTTATGGAAGCGGCGGTATTATGGGATACGCTAATGACTATATTTGCCCGGAAAATTGCACAATAATCGGACGCAAAGGTTCAATAAACAATCCTATATTTGTGGAAGAAAAGCTCTGGAATGTCGACACTGCTTTTGGCCTTGCACCATCATCAATTGTTCTGCCTCGATATCTATTTTATTTCTGTAAATCATTTGACTTTACATCATTGGACAGCAGTACAACATTGCCGAGTTTAACCAAAACAAGTATTCAGCGTATCTTATTTCCATTACCGCCATTAGCTGCACAAAAACGGATTTTAGATAAAATTGATGAACTTTTTAGCCAATTAGACAAGATTTCTTTGAATATTATCTAA
- a CDS encoding restriction endonuclease subunit S, producing the protein MNTNALRQKILDLAIHGKLVKQDPADESAAILLEKIRAEKEKKIASGELKRGKNDSYIFFGDDNRHYEKFADGRVKDIEDEIPFAVPEGWAWCRLGEIGQYKKGPFGSSLTKSLFVPKSDNTLKVYEQKNVIQKRHTLGEYYITREYFESNMKSFEVFPGDILVSCAGTIGETYILPDDIEQGIINQALMRMSITKHIDKFYFLKYFDHSLKEIAVASGKGIAIKNIPPFDVFKKFLFPLPPLAEQQRIVTAIETIFAQIDILETNKADLQTAVKQAKSKILDLAIRGKLVPQDPADEPAFVMLEKLRAEKEAKIAAGEIKRGKNDSYIYKNSTDNCYYEKFFEKKDLCIDNEIPFELPENWQWTKLGRICDKLVDGDHNPPKGIEEKTEYIMISSRNINHNTVEDLENVRYLTKEMFDAENLRTNATTGDILFTSVGSLGRSCIYDGRMNICFQRSVSILNTKVYNKYVKFFFDSNFYQNYVAEHATGTAQMGFYLHEMAESFIAIPPISEQKRIVARIEEIFYVLDNI; encoded by the coding sequence GTGAACACAAACGCATTACGTCAAAAAATTTTAGACCTCGCCATTCACGGAAAGCTGGTAAAGCAAGACCCGGCCGATGAGAGTGCAGCCATACTCCTTGAAAAAATCCGTGCAGAAAAAGAGAAAAAAATCGCTTCAGGTGAACTGAAACGCGGTAAAAATGATTCTTATATTTTTTTCGGTGATGATAACAGGCACTATGAGAAGTTCGCAGACGGCAGGGTGAAGGATATCGAGGATGAAATCCCGTTTGCCGTGCCGGAGGGCTGGGCGTGGTGTAGACTGGGGGAGATTGGGCAATATAAAAAAGGGCCATTTGGTAGTTCCCTTACAAAATCTCTATTTGTACCTAAGTCTGATAATACACTAAAGGTATATGAACAAAAAAATGTAATTCAAAAAAGGCACACATTAGGTGAATACTATATTACAAGGGAATATTTTGAGTCGAATATGAAAAGCTTTGAAGTTTTTCCGGGTGATATTCTTGTAAGCTGTGCTGGAACAATTGGAGAAACGTATATTCTTCCTGATGATATTGAACAAGGAATAATTAACCAGGCTCTTATGAGAATGAGTATCACAAAACATATTGATAAGTTTTATTTTCTTAAATATTTTGATCATAGCTTAAAGGAAATAGCAGTAGCTTCGGGAAAAGGGATAGCTATTAAAAATATTCCTCCTTTTGATGTCTTTAAAAAATTTTTATTTCCCCTTCCCCCTCTCGCAGAACAACAGCGCATCGTTACAGCAATAGAGACAATCTTTGCACAGATAGATATTCTGGAAACAAACAAAGCCGACTTACAGACAGCCGTCAAACAGGCAAAGTCAAAAATCCTCGATCTTGCAATCCGCGGGAAACTTGTTCCGCAAGATCCTGCCGACGAACCGGCGTTCGTGATGTTGGAAAAACTGCGTGCTGAGAAAGAAGCTAAAATCGCTGCCGGAGAGATAAAACGCGGCAAGAATGATTCGTATATTTATAAAAATTCTACTGATAATTGTTATTATGAGAAGTTCTTTGAAAAAAAAGATCTTTGTATTGATAATGAGATTCCTTTTGAACTACCGGAAAACTGGCAGTGGACAAAATTAGGACGAATTTGCGATAAGCTTGTAGATGGAGATCATAACCCACCTAAAGGTATCGAAGAAAAAACAGAATATATAATGATTTCTTCAAGAAATATTAATCATAACACAGTAGAAGATTTAGAAAATGTCAGATATTTAACGAAAGAGATGTTTGATGCAGAAAATTTGAGGACCAATGCTACAACGGGTGATATACTTTTCACATCCGTAGGTTCATTAGGAAGAAGTTGCATTTACGACGGCCGAATGAATATCTGCTTTCAACGGAGTGTTTCCATTCTTAACACCAAGGTTTACAACAAGTATGTAAAATTTTTTTTTGATAGTAATTTTTATCAAAATTATGTAGCTGAACATGCTACCGGTACTGCTCAAATGGGATTTTATTTACACGAAATGGCAGAATCTTTTATTGCTATTCCTCCAATTTCAGAGCAAAAAAGAATTGTTGCTAGAATTGAAGAAATATTTTATGTTTTAGATAATATTTAG
- a CDS encoding Fic family protein, with product MIDRNEEQNFNKLSEVINEYNKLQISQQLDYDKFYLYSIITHSTAIEGSTVTEIENQLLFDEGISANKPIHEQLMNLDLKAAYEKSFELAKQHTQMTPEILCELSSLVMKNTGTVYNTISRTFSSAKGELRLVNVSAGRGGKSYMAWQKLPQKLEEFCSWLNSERKSIAQKRIEVQYAFSFLAHYKLVYIHPWADGNGRMSRLLMNFIQYEAGIIPSIIKKENRAEYIQSLSSSQDKDDPAEFLHFMFSHHIRNLSEQIEEYKNSLEMSGS from the coding sequence ATGATAGATCGGAACGAAGAACAAAATTTTAATAAACTTTCAGAAGTTATAAACGAATACAACAAGCTGCAAATTTCTCAGCAGCTTGATTATGATAAATTCTATTTATATTCGATTATCACACATTCAACCGCAATAGAAGGTTCTACCGTAACGGAAATTGAAAATCAGCTTCTCTTTGACGAAGGGATAAGTGCAAATAAACCGATTCATGAACAGCTTATGAACCTTGACCTAAAAGCTGCATACGAAAAAAGCTTTGAACTTGCAAAACAGCACACCCAAATGACACCGGAAATCCTCTGTGAACTTTCGTCTCTCGTAATGAAAAATACCGGCACTGTGTACAATACCATCAGCAGAACATTTTCTTCTGCAAAAGGAGAGCTCAGATTGGTAAATGTCAGTGCAGGACGAGGCGGAAAAAGCTATATGGCGTGGCAGAAGCTTCCGCAAAAACTGGAAGAATTTTGCAGTTGGCTCAATTCGGAAAGAAAAAGCATTGCGCAAAAGCGAATAGAAGTTCAATACGCTTTTAGCTTTCTCGCTCATTATAAACTTGTTTACATTCATCCTTGGGCAGATGGAAACGGACGGATGAGCCGGCTCTTAATGAATTTTATCCAATATGAGGCTGGAATAATTCCTTCGATTATAAAAAAGGAAAATAGGGCAGAATATATTCAAAGTCTTTCTTCTTCACAAGACAAGGATGATCCTGCGGAGTTCTTACATTTTATGTTTTCGCACCATATACGGAATTTGAGCGAGCAGATAGAAGAATATAAAAACTCGCTTGAAATGAGCGGCAGCTGA